From the genome of Rathayibacter sp. VKM Ac-2759, one region includes:
- the dapF gene encoding diaminopimelate epimerase, giving the protein MTIELHFTKGQGTGNDFVLFSDPDGEVDLSPAQIAMICDRHFGVGADGIIRAVRSRALPEGAAALEQEPEAEWFMDYRNADGSIAEMCGNGIRVYAAFLLAGGLAELEPGDTLPIGTRAGVRDVTRSGVGFQVDLGRWELAGGEPLVRAKELKVARPGLGIDLGNPHVVVALSNDEELDSADLVYIPQLDPEPEDGANVEFVVPGEPLIHDGIGRIRMRVHERGSGETLSCGTGAAAAALAVRYWAGPRAPQSWRVDVPGGTLGVTMFPTEEGEHVGLSGPADLVYTGTIRLD; this is encoded by the coding sequence ATGACGATCGAGCTGCACTTCACGAAGGGCCAGGGCACGGGGAACGATTTCGTGCTCTTCAGCGACCCGGACGGTGAGGTGGACCTCTCGCCCGCGCAGATCGCGATGATCTGCGACCGCCACTTCGGCGTCGGAGCCGACGGCATCATCCGCGCCGTCCGCTCCCGCGCCCTGCCGGAGGGCGCCGCCGCCCTCGAGCAGGAGCCGGAGGCCGAGTGGTTCATGGACTACCGCAACGCCGACGGCTCGATCGCCGAGATGTGCGGCAACGGGATCCGGGTCTACGCGGCCTTCCTCCTCGCCGGCGGTCTCGCCGAGCTGGAGCCGGGAGACACCCTCCCCATCGGCACGCGCGCCGGAGTGCGCGATGTCACGCGCAGCGGCGTCGGCTTCCAGGTCGACCTCGGACGCTGGGAGCTCGCCGGCGGCGAGCCGCTCGTGCGTGCCAAGGAGCTCAAGGTCGCGCGTCCCGGCCTCGGCATCGACCTCGGCAATCCGCACGTCGTCGTGGCGCTGAGCAATGACGAGGAGCTGGACTCCGCCGACCTGGTCTACATCCCGCAGCTCGATCCCGAGCCCGAGGACGGCGCGAACGTCGAGTTCGTCGTGCCCGGCGAGCCGCTGATCCACGACGGCATCGGCCGCATCCGGATGCGCGTCCACGAGCGCGGCAGCGGCGAGACGCTGAGCTGCGGCACGGGCGCCGCCGCGGCCGCCCTGGCCGTGCGCTACTGGGCGGGCCCGCGCGCGCCGCAGTCGTGGCGCGTGGACGTCCCCGGCGGCACGCTCGGCGTGACGATGTTCCCGACCGAGGAGGGCGAGCACGTCGGCCTGTCCGGCCCCGCCGATCTCGTCTACACCGGCACGATCCGCCTCGACTGA
- the miaA gene encoding tRNA (adenosine(37)-N6)-dimethylallyltransferase MiaA, with protein MASAEAERPEILVVVGATGTGKSELSLDLADAIRGAGGAAEIVNADAMQLYRGMDIGTAKLPPAERRGVPHHLLDVLDVTEEASVARYQQEARRVIDEVLARGATPILVGGSGLYVSSVVFEFTFAGTDPEVRRSLEEVGEREGPAALFTRLRAIDAEVAERIGPFNLRRIVRALEIAELTGSPHSALMSDEPVPWRPAGILMLEAPREILVERLDRRVERMWADGMLDEIERLVPEGLERGVTAGRAIGYAQALAQRSGALSREEAIAATQALTRRYARRQNSWFRRYGQAHRMPFDAPDLVARALRAAQVRASAPR; from the coding sequence ATGGCGAGCGCTGAGGCCGAGCGCCCCGAGATCCTCGTCGTCGTCGGTGCGACCGGTACCGGCAAGTCCGAGCTCTCCCTCGATCTCGCCGACGCGATCCGGGGGGCCGGGGGAGCGGCCGAGATCGTCAACGCCGACGCGATGCAGCTGTACCGCGGGATGGACATCGGCACCGCGAAGCTCCCTCCCGCCGAGCGCCGCGGAGTGCCGCACCACCTCCTCGACGTCCTGGACGTGACCGAGGAGGCCTCGGTCGCGCGCTACCAGCAGGAGGCGCGACGGGTGATCGACGAGGTGCTCGCGCGCGGCGCGACACCGATCCTGGTCGGCGGCTCCGGCCTCTACGTCTCGAGCGTCGTCTTCGAGTTCACGTTCGCGGGGACCGATCCCGAGGTCCGCCGCTCGCTCGAGGAGGTGGGCGAACGGGAGGGCCCGGCCGCACTGTTCACCCGTCTGCGGGCGATCGACGCCGAGGTCGCCGAGCGGATCGGCCCGTTCAACCTCCGGAGGATCGTCCGCGCCCTCGAGATCGCCGAGCTCACCGGGTCGCCGCACAGCGCGCTGATGTCGGACGAGCCGGTCCCCTGGCGCCCGGCGGGCATCCTGATGCTGGAGGCGCCGCGCGAGATCCTCGTCGAGCGCCTCGATCGCCGGGTCGAGCGGATGTGGGCCGACGGGATGCTCGACGAGATCGAGCGCCTCGTCCCGGAGGGGCTCGAGCGCGGCGTCACCGCCGGTCGCGCGATCGGCTACGCCCAGGCCCTCGCGCAGCGCTCGGGGGCGCTGAGCCGGGAGGAGGCGATCGCCGCCACCCAGGCGCTCACCCGGCGCTACGCCCGCCGTCAGAACAGCTGGTTCCGGCGCTACGGGCAGGCGCACCGGATGCCGTTCGACGCGCCCGATCTGGTGGCGCGGGCGCTCCGTGCCGCACAGGTCCGAGCCTCCGCCCCTCGGTAG
- the miaB gene encoding tRNA (N6-isopentenyl adenosine(37)-C2)-methylthiotransferase MiaB codes for MSTLGPIPTTSEARPRTYEVRTFGCQMNVHDSERLSGSLEAAGYVPADGAEADVVVINTCAVRENADNKLYGNLGHLASVKRRHEGMQIAVGGCLAQKDKNVILDRAPWVDVVFGTHNMGALPSLLERARHNEEAQLEILESLDVFPSTLPTKRDSTYSGWVSISVGCNNTCTFCIVPSLRGKEKDRRPGDVLAEIQALVDDGAIEVTLLGQNVNSYGVEFGDRQAFSKLLRAAGAIDGLERIRFTSPHPAAFTDDVIDAMAETPAVMPQLHMPLQSGSDRILKAMRRSYRSDRFLGILDRVRARIPHAAISTDIIVGFPGETEQDFAETLRVVEEARFASAFTFQYSIRPGTPAATLPDQVPKAVVQERYERLTALQDAISESENRTVVGRDVEVLVATGEGRRDSETHRLSGRAEDSRLVHFDVPAGSELPRPGDVVSVRITRAAPFYLVADSLDGAPLRIRRTRAGDAWDRAQAESCGVPATTPAGAAPRVSLGLPGLRVRTATLTTPIYDTADGER; via the coding sequence ATGAGCACGCTCGGCCCGATCCCCACCACCTCCGAGGCCCGACCGCGGACCTACGAGGTCCGCACGTTCGGCTGCCAGATGAACGTGCACGACTCGGAGCGGCTCAGCGGATCGCTCGAGGCGGCGGGCTACGTGCCCGCCGACGGCGCCGAGGCCGATGTCGTGGTCATCAACACGTGCGCGGTCCGCGAGAACGCCGACAACAAGCTCTACGGCAACCTCGGTCACCTCGCCTCGGTGAAGCGACGGCACGAGGGCATGCAGATCGCCGTCGGCGGCTGCCTCGCGCAGAAGGACAAGAACGTCATCCTCGACCGCGCGCCGTGGGTCGACGTCGTGTTCGGCACGCACAACATGGGCGCGCTGCCGAGCCTGCTCGAGCGGGCGCGGCACAACGAGGAGGCGCAGCTCGAGATCCTCGAGTCGCTGGACGTGTTCCCGTCCACCCTGCCCACCAAGCGCGACTCGACCTACAGCGGCTGGGTCTCGATCTCGGTCGGCTGCAACAACACCTGCACCTTCTGCATCGTCCCCTCGCTCCGGGGCAAGGAGAAGGACCGCCGCCCGGGCGACGTCCTGGCCGAGATCCAGGCCCTCGTGGACGACGGCGCGATCGAGGTCACGCTGCTCGGCCAGAACGTCAACTCCTACGGCGTCGAGTTCGGCGACCGGCAGGCGTTCTCGAAGCTGCTCCGCGCCGCAGGGGCCATCGACGGCCTCGAGCGCATCCGCTTCACGAGCCCGCATCCGGCGGCCTTCACCGATGACGTCATCGATGCGATGGCCGAGACGCCCGCCGTGATGCCGCAGCTGCACATGCCGCTCCAGTCCGGGTCCGACCGCATCCTGAAGGCGATGCGCCGCTCCTACCGGTCCGACCGCTTCCTCGGCATCCTCGACCGGGTCCGCGCCAGGATCCCGCACGCCGCGATCAGCACCGACATCATCGTGGGCTTCCCCGGCGAGACCGAGCAGGACTTCGCCGAGACCCTGCGCGTCGTCGAGGAGGCGCGGTTCGCCTCGGCCTTCACCTTCCAGTACTCGATCCGCCCCGGCACGCCGGCCGCGACGCTCCCCGACCAGGTGCCCAAGGCGGTCGTGCAGGAGCGCTACGAGCGCCTCACCGCGCTGCAGGACGCCATCAGCGAGAGCGAGAACCGCACCGTCGTCGGTCGCGACGTCGAGGTGCTCGTCGCCACGGGCGAGGGTCGGCGCGACAGCGAGACCCACCGGTTGAGCGGACGCGCCGAGGACAGCCGGCTGGTGCACTTCGACGTGCCGGCCGGCTCGGAGCTGCCCCGCCCCGGCGATGTGGTCTCGGTGCGGATCACGCGCGCGGCTCCGTTCTACCTCGTGGCCGACTCGCTCGACGGTGCACCGCTCCGCATCCGGCGCACGCGCGCCGGCGACGCGTGGGACCGCGCCCAGGCCGAGTCCTGCGGCGTCCCCGCGACGACACCGGCGGGTGCCGCACCGCGGGTGTCGCTCGGTCTGCCGGGTCTCCGAGTCCGCACCGCGACGCTCACCACTCCGATCTACGACACCGCCGATGGCGAGCGCTGA
- a CDS encoding methyltransferase, giving the protein MAGEHYFTSTPDGDLRPRRIAVRLAGRDLEVTTAGGVFSPGHIDLGTRVLLNAVPDVPAEGDLLDLGCGWGPVALTLALESPDARVWAVDVNQRALELVRRNCAELGLTNVNAVLPEDVPEGLRFRTVWSNPPIRVGKEELHALLERWLPRLEDGADAWLVVQRNLGSDSLQAWMTDAFEGRLEVERVSSAKGFRILRTTRV; this is encoded by the coding sequence ATGGCCGGCGAGCACTACTTCACGAGTACTCCCGACGGCGATCTCCGGCCCCGCCGGATAGCGGTCCGTCTGGCCGGTCGCGACCTCGAGGTCACCACCGCCGGAGGCGTCTTCAGCCCGGGCCACATCGACCTCGGCACCCGCGTCCTGCTGAACGCCGTTCCCGACGTCCCCGCCGAGGGCGATCTGCTCGACCTCGGCTGCGGGTGGGGGCCGGTCGCGCTCACGCTCGCCCTCGAATCCCCCGACGCCCGGGTGTGGGCGGTCGACGTCAACCAGCGGGCGCTCGAGCTCGTCCGGCGCAACTGCGCAGAACTCGGCCTCACCAACGTCAACGCCGTGCTGCCCGAGGATGTTCCCGAGGGCCTGCGATTCCGCACCGTCTGGTCGAATCCGCCGATCCGCGTCGGCAAGGAGGAGCTGCACGCTCTGCTGGAGCGCTGGCTGCCCCGTCTCGAGGACGGCGCGGACGCCTGGCTCGTGGTGCAGCGGAACCTCGGCTCCGACTCGCTGCAGGCGTGGATGACGGACGCCTTCGAGGGCCGCCTCGAGGTGGAGCGGGTCTCCTCCGCGAAGGGCTTCCGGATCCTGCGGACCACGCGGGTCTGA
- a CDS encoding LysM peptidoglycan-binding domain-containing protein — MTARNSRTTHDSHATRRPIDPATPQKSHLRLTRRGRAVLATLGALPIVAGAFVFGLNGGGAVASADQSGVEFQYVTVRAGESLWSLAEELAPESDPRDVVDDILSLNQLPSAGIEPGQRLAVPSQYDVVR, encoded by the coding sequence ATGACCGCACGGAATTCCCGCACGACACACGACTCGCACGCGACCCGGCGTCCGATCGATCCGGCGACGCCGCAGAAGTCGCACCTGCGCCTCACGCGGCGCGGGCGCGCCGTGCTCGCCACTCTCGGGGCGCTGCCGATCGTCGCCGGCGCCTTCGTCTTCGGCCTGAACGGCGGGGGAGCAGTCGCGTCCGCCGATCAGTCGGGCGTCGAGTTCCAGTACGTCACCGTCCGCGCGGGCGAGTCCCTCTGGTCGCTCGCCGAGGAGCTCGCTCCGGAGTCCGACCCCCGCGACGTGGTCGACGACATCCTGTCGCTCAACCAGCTCCCCAGCGCCGGCATCGAGCCCGGGCAGCGCCTCGCGGTCCCCTCCCAGTACGACGTCGTCCGCTGA
- the hflX gene encoding GTPase HflX yields MTEDLNETDTTDAVDVVSRVLANAQSRSAGYSRFVSGGAQALQTSGHGGENSDGEQFDREDRQALRRVAGLSTELEDVTEVEYRQLRLENVVLIGVYSQNSLEDAENSLHELAALAETAGATVLDGLLQRRPHPDPSTYLGKGKAEELASLVAALGADTVVADTELAPSQRRSLEDVVKVKVIDRTAVILDIFSQHATSREGKAQVELAQLEYLLPRLRGWGESMSRQAGGQVGSGAGMGSRGPGETKIELDRRRIHTRMARLRKQITAMKPAREAKRANRKRNAVPSVAIAGYTNAGKSSLLNRMTHAGVLVENALFATLDATIRKSQTSDGRVYTLADTVGFVRALPHQLVEAFRSTLEEVADSDIIVHVVDASHPDPAGQIATVRDVIGEVGARGIPEIIAFNKSDLIDEGARLVLRGLAPDAVFVSARSGEGMDELQARIAEILPEPEIEIDLLVPYDRGDVVSQLHRSGRILTTQYVEGGTHVRALVHAELAGSLGEFAAPPAVLEA; encoded by the coding sequence ATGACCGAAGACCTGAACGAGACCGACACGACCGACGCCGTGGATGTCGTCTCGCGGGTCCTGGCGAACGCGCAGTCGCGTTCGGCGGGCTACTCGCGCTTCGTCTCGGGCGGCGCACAGGCGCTGCAGACGAGCGGGCACGGAGGCGAGAACTCCGACGGCGAGCAGTTCGACCGCGAGGACCGGCAGGCGCTGCGCCGGGTCGCCGGGCTCTCGACCGAGCTCGAGGACGTCACCGAGGTCGAGTACCGGCAGCTGCGTCTCGAGAACGTCGTCCTCATCGGCGTGTACTCGCAGAACTCGCTCGAGGACGCCGAGAACTCGCTCCACGAGCTCGCCGCGCTGGCCGAGACCGCCGGAGCGACCGTCCTCGACGGGCTGCTCCAGCGACGACCGCACCCCGACCCGAGCACCTATCTCGGCAAGGGCAAGGCCGAGGAGCTCGCCTCCCTCGTCGCCGCTCTCGGCGCCGACACCGTCGTCGCCGACACCGAGCTCGCTCCGAGCCAGCGGCGCTCGCTCGAGGACGTCGTCAAGGTGAAGGTGATCGACCGCACGGCCGTGATCCTCGACATCTTCAGCCAGCACGCCACGAGCCGCGAGGGCAAGGCGCAGGTCGAGCTCGCGCAGCTCGAGTACCTGCTGCCCCGCCTCCGCGGCTGGGGCGAGTCGATGTCGCGCCAGGCCGGTGGACAGGTGGGCTCCGGTGCCGGCATGGGCTCGCGTGGTCCGGGTGAGACCAAGATCGAGCTCGATCGTCGTCGCATCCACACGCGGATGGCGCGGCTGCGCAAGCAGATCACCGCGATGAAGCCGGCCCGCGAGGCGAAGCGCGCCAACCGCAAGCGCAACGCGGTTCCCTCCGTGGCGATCGCGGGCTACACGAACGCCGGCAAGTCGAGCCTCCTCAACCGGATGACCCACGCCGGGGTGCTGGTCGAGAACGCGCTGTTCGCCACGCTCGACGCGACCATCCGCAAGTCGCAGACCAGCGACGGGCGGGTCTACACGCTGGCCGACACCGTCGGCTTCGTGCGCGCGCTCCCGCACCAGCTGGTCGAGGCCTTCCGCTCGACGCTCGAGGAGGTCGCCGACTCCGACATCATCGTGCACGTCGTCGACGCGTCGCACCCCGACCCCGCCGGTCAGATCGCGACGGTCAGGGACGTCATCGGCGAGGTCGGCGCGCGGGGCATCCCCGAGATCATCGCGTTCAACAAGTCCGATCTGATCGACGAGGGGGCGCGCCTCGTGCTCCGAGGGCTCGCTCCCGACGCGGTCTTCGTCTCGGCCCGCAGCGGCGAGGGGATGGACGAGCTCCAGGCGAGGATCGCCGAGATCCTCCCGGAGCCCGAGATCGAGATCGATCTGCTGGTGCCCTACGACCGCGGCGACGTGGTCTCGCAGCTGCACCGCAGCGGCCGGATCCTCACGACGCAGTACGTCGAGGGCGGCACGCACGTGCGCGCGCTCGTGCACGCCGAGCTGGCGGGCTCGCTCGGCGAGTTCGCGGCGCCTCCGGCGGTCCTGGAGGCGTAG
- the metE gene encoding 5-methyltetrahydropteroyltriglutamate--homocysteine S-methyltransferase, whose product MSTTAAVFPTGTVLGYPRIGRRRELKKAIESFWAGTLDAASLEESAAGLRAATRERLAALGLGRDDSSIPEAHSFYDQVLDTSVAVGAVPERFADLVVDGSLDLAGYFTLARGDGDRAPLEMTKWFDSNYHYLVPEIGPGTRFTLADTRRVREVEEAREAGFTTRPVLVGPVTYLLLAKPSESAPEGFEPLSRLADLLPVYVELLGRLREAGAEWVQLDEPALVSESIEVDRERVLEATAEAYRVLGGAEERPALFVAAPYGDLGDALPILAASAVEAVGVDLVKGSAPASAVGDTVLVAGVIDGHNVWRGDLAAALDSAEALRPLAAQVSVSTSTSLFHVPHDVTDEPDLDARLASWLAFADQKVEQIAVLARGLTQGRDAVAAELSDAAAALEDRRAAPGVRDGAVRARAAALRPEDYRRASYEERLAAQEEALGLPPLPTTTIGSFPQTREIRTARAAVGRGELTESQYVERMRAEIERVVRLQEEIGLDVLVHGEPERNDMVQYFAENLDGFAVTRNGWVQSYGSRCTRPSLLWGDVSRPAPITVEWSSFTQSLTERPVKGMLTGPVTILAWSFVRDDQPLKETAEQVALSLRDEIADLERAGIRIVQVDEPALRELLPLEKANQPAYLDWSVGAFRLATAGAATGTQIHTHLCYSEFGVVIDAIDQLDADVTSIEAARSRMEVVTDIERSGFARGIGPGVYDIHSPRVPSEGEVSDLVGTALGSIPARQLWINPDCGLKTRGYEETVASLRSMVSAASGARAALTGAAAV is encoded by the coding sequence ATGAGCACGACCGCAGCCGTCTTCCCCACCGGAACCGTCCTGGGCTACCCCCGCATCGGCCGGCGTCGCGAGCTCAAGAAGGCGATCGAGTCCTTCTGGGCCGGGACCCTCGACGCCGCCTCGCTCGAGGAGTCGGCCGCGGGCCTGCGCGCCGCGACCCGGGAGCGTCTGGCCGCCCTCGGGCTCGGCCGGGACGACTCGTCGATCCCCGAGGCGCACTCGTTCTACGACCAGGTGCTCGACACCAGCGTCGCGGTGGGCGCCGTCCCCGAGCGCTTCGCCGACCTGGTCGTCGACGGCTCGCTCGATCTCGCGGGCTACTTCACCCTCGCCCGCGGCGACGGCGATCGCGCCCCGCTCGAGATGACGAAGTGGTTCGACTCGAACTACCACTACCTCGTCCCCGAGATCGGGCCCGGGACGCGGTTCACGCTCGCCGACACGCGCCGCGTCCGCGAGGTCGAGGAGGCGCGCGAGGCGGGCTTCACGACGCGGCCTGTCCTCGTCGGCCCGGTCACGTACCTCCTGCTGGCGAAGCCGTCGGAGTCGGCGCCCGAGGGCTTCGAGCCGCTGTCGCGCCTGGCCGACCTGCTGCCCGTCTACGTCGAGCTGCTGGGGCGCCTCCGGGAGGCCGGGGCCGAGTGGGTGCAGCTCGACGAGCCGGCTCTGGTCTCGGAGTCGATCGAGGTCGACCGCGAGCGGGTCCTCGAGGCGACCGCCGAGGCGTACCGCGTGCTCGGCGGTGCCGAGGAGCGACCCGCGCTCTTCGTGGCGGCGCCCTACGGCGACCTCGGTGACGCGCTGCCGATCCTGGCCGCCTCGGCGGTCGAGGCGGTGGGAGTCGACCTCGTGAAGGGCTCGGCGCCCGCCTCGGCGGTCGGGGACACCGTGCTGGTGGCCGGCGTGATCGACGGCCACAACGTCTGGCGCGGCGACCTCGCGGCCGCACTCGACTCCGCGGAGGCGCTGCGGCCGCTGGCCGCGCAGGTCTCGGTCTCGACGTCGACATCGCTCTTCCACGTCCCGCACGACGTCACCGACGAGCCCGACCTCGATGCGCGCCTCGCCTCGTGGCTCGCCTTCGCCGATCAGAAGGTGGAGCAGATCGCGGTGCTGGCGCGGGGGCTCACCCAGGGTCGCGACGCCGTCGCCGCCGAGCTCTCGGACGCCGCGGCGGCGCTCGAGGACCGCCGTGCGGCGCCGGGCGTGCGCGACGGTGCCGTCCGCGCCCGCGCGGCGGCTCTCCGGCCGGAGGACTACCGCCGCGCCTCCTACGAGGAGCGCCTCGCCGCCCAGGAGGAGGCCCTCGGCCTTCCGCCGCTGCCGACGACGACCATCGGATCGTTCCCGCAGACGCGCGAGATCCGCACGGCGCGAGCGGCCGTGGGGCGGGGCGAGCTGACCGAGTCGCAGTACGTCGAGCGCATGCGCGCCGAGATCGAGCGCGTCGTGCGGCTCCAGGAGGAGATCGGGCTCGACGTCCTCGTGCACGGCGAGCCCGAGCGCAACGACATGGTGCAGTACTTCGCCGAGAACCTGGACGGCTTCGCGGTGACGCGGAACGGCTGGGTGCAGTCGTACGGCAGCCGCTGCACGCGGCCGTCGCTGCTCTGGGGCGACGTCTCGCGCCCGGCACCGATCACGGTCGAGTGGTCGAGCTTCACCCAGTCGCTGACCGAGCGGCCGGTCAAGGGCATGCTCACCGGCCCGGTGACGATCCTCGCGTGGTCGTTCGTGCGCGACGACCAGCCGCTGAAGGAGACCGCCGAGCAGGTCGCACTGAGCCTGCGCGACGAGATCGCCGACCTCGAGCGCGCGGGGATCCGCATCGTCCAGGTCGACGAGCCGGCGCTGCGCGAGCTGCTGCCGCTCGAGAAGGCGAACCAGCCCGCCTACCTCGACTGGTCGGTCGGTGCGTTCCGGCTCGCTACCGCGGGAGCCGCGACGGGCACGCAGATCCACACCCACCTCTGCTACTCCGAGTTCGGAGTCGTCATCGACGCGATCGACCAGCTCGACGCGGACGTGACCAGCATCGAGGCGGCGCGCTCGCGGATGGAGGTCGTCACCGACATCGAGCGCTCCGGCTTCGCGCGGGGCATCGGCCCCGGTGTGTACGACATCCACTCGCCGCGCGTCCCGAGCGAGGGGGAGGTGTCCGATCTGGTCGGCACGGCTCTCGGCTCCATCCCCGCGCGCCAGCTCTGGATCAACCCGGACTGCGGTCTGAAGACCCGGGGCTACGAGGAGACGGTGGCGTCGCTGCGGTCGATGGTCTCCGCGGCCTCCGGCGCCCGCGCGGCGCTCACGGGAGCGGCGGCCGTCTAG
- the lexA gene encoding transcriptional repressor LexA: MSDAQTPKTKPGAGRRRKNLSAKQLAILDAIQRSVSSRGYPPSMREIGDAVGLASLSSVTHQLNQLELSGYLRRDPNRPRALEILIDVPSSTEDDGSFESTVTVGDAAMVPLVGRIAAGVPIMADQQIDEVFPLPRQLVGKGELFMLKVVGESMIDAAICDGDWVVVRSQRTAENGEIVAAMLDGEATVKVLRQRDGHTWLLPRNSNFEPILGDEAEVLGKIVAVLRSV, translated from the coding sequence GTGAGCGACGCGCAGACGCCGAAGACCAAGCCGGGCGCCGGTCGCCGCCGCAAGAACCTGAGCGCCAAGCAGCTCGCCATCCTCGATGCGATCCAGCGCTCGGTGTCGAGCCGCGGCTACCCGCCGAGCATGCGCGAGATCGGCGACGCCGTCGGCCTCGCCTCGCTCTCGAGCGTCACGCACCAGCTCAACCAGCTCGAGCTGAGCGGCTACCTCCGCCGCGACCCCAACCGGCCCCGCGCGCTCGAGATCCTGATCGACGTCCCGAGCTCGACCGAGGACGACGGCTCCTTCGAGTCGACCGTGACCGTCGGTGACGCGGCGATGGTGCCGCTCGTCGGCCGGATCGCGGCGGGCGTCCCGATCATGGCCGACCAGCAGATCGACGAGGTGTTCCCCCTCCCCCGGCAGCTGGTGGGCAAGGGCGAGCTGTTCATGCTGAAGGTCGTCGGCGAGTCGATGATCGACGCGGCCATCTGCGACGGCGACTGGGTCGTGGTGCGGTCGCAGCGCACCGCCGAGAACGGCGAGATCGTGGCGGCCATGCTCGACGGCGAGGCGACCGTGAAGGTGCTCCGCCAGCGCGACGGCCACACCTGGCTCCTCCCCCGCAACTCCAACTTCGAGCCCATCCTCGGCGACGAGGCCGAGGTGCTCGGGAAGATCGTCGCGGTGCTCCGCTCCGTCTGA
- a CDS encoding methylenetetrahydrofolate reductase translates to MSTSRAESPPEPHCPSPVPFSFEIYPPRTADGTAALLGTVDRLAEAGPSFISVTYGAGGSSRSSSLEILRHIHRSTPVEALAHLTCVGSTHAQASRLVHEFLEAGVTRFLALRGDPPAGTAEGEEVPGDLGSAAELVQLIHRVQAEREPYGAVTMPGRPNAQRVDIASRPRAQVAVAAFPNGHPRSRSLSQDIDALLAKEAAGASFAITQLFFHPSDYVRFVERARIAGVRMPIIPGVMPVTSPGRLRRMLELSGEDLPAELAIALDVEPDDEGRRRIGVAHAAAMVRTLLEAGAPAIHLYAFNRHEEPLAVLAESGLLPREPALAGDRNPSPPLTTERPS, encoded by the coding sequence GTGTCGACGAGTCGTGCGGAGTCGCCCCCGGAACCCCACTGTCCGAGTCCCGTCCCCTTCTCCTTCGAGATCTACCCGCCGCGCACCGCCGATGGCACCGCGGCGCTCCTGGGCACCGTGGACCGTCTGGCCGAGGCGGGGCCCTCCTTCATCTCGGTGACGTACGGCGCGGGCGGCTCCTCCCGGAGCTCCTCGCTCGAGATCCTGCGTCACATCCACCGGAGCACCCCTGTCGAGGCGCTCGCGCACCTCACCTGCGTCGGGTCGACCCATGCCCAGGCGAGCCGGCTCGTCCACGAGTTCCTGGAGGCGGGGGTCACCCGCTTCCTCGCGCTGCGCGGCGACCCGCCCGCCGGTACCGCCGAGGGCGAGGAGGTGCCCGGTGACCTCGGCAGCGCCGCCGAGCTCGTGCAGCTGATCCACCGCGTGCAGGCCGAGCGCGAGCCCTACGGAGCCGTGACGATGCCCGGACGGCCGAACGCTCAGCGGGTCGACATCGCGAGCCGGCCCCGCGCGCAGGTCGCCGTCGCGGCGTTCCCGAACGGGCACCCGCGCTCCCGGTCGCTCTCGCAGGACATCGACGCGCTGCTCGCGAAGGAGGCGGCGGGAGCGTCGTTCGCGATCACGCAGCTGTTCTTCCATCCCTCCGACTACGTGCGCTTCGTCGAGCGCGCCCGCATCGCGGGGGTGCGCATGCCGATCATCCCGGGAGTGATGCCCGTCACCAGCCCCGGCCGGCTCCGGCGGATGCTCGAGCTGAGCGGCGAGGACCTGCCCGCCGAGCTCGCGATCGCCCTCGATGTCGAGCCCGACGACGAGGGCCGCCGCCGGATCGGCGTCGCGCACGCCGCCGCGATGGTCAGGACCCTCCTCGAGGCCGGCGCCCCGGCGATCCACCTGTACGCCTTCAACCGCCACGAGGAGCCCCTCGCCGTCCTCGCCGAGAGCGGCCTCCTGCCTCGGGAACCCGCACTCGCGGGCGACCGGAACCCGTCACCACCCCTCACCACGGAGAGACCATCATGA